Proteins encoded together in one Formosa sp. Hel3_A1_48 window:
- a CDS encoding LptF/LptG family permease, protein MKIFDWYILKRYLLTFFLMLLLFIPIGITVNLAEKIDRILENKVPFEEVVAYYVDFTIYFANLLFPLFLFLSVIWFTSKLANNTEIVAFLSSGISFSRFLRPYFIGATIIAVLALLLGLYWAPVASKGFNEFTYKYLKNKKVVETQYIYQQINENEYIYVSNFDTKSMRGNNFTLEHFDGNRLEYKIHANAIRYIEEDSTYRLSNYNLRRIGIDDDSLVFKRRLDTLLGFDLQDLTPPMYVAETLTASELSDFIDREEARGSSNINRYRVVQYKKLSLPVSVFILTIIAVAVSSIKRRGGMGVNLAFGIVIAMTYVFFDKVFSVMAEQSDFSPLVAVWFPNIIFGILAIYLLFNAKR, encoded by the coding sequence ATGAAGATTTTCGATTGGTACATCCTGAAGCGATACTTGCTTACATTTTTCTTAATGTTGTTGCTGTTTATCCCTATAGGAATAACTGTTAATTTGGCAGAAAAAATTGATCGAATACTTGAAAATAAAGTCCCCTTTGAAGAAGTAGTTGCCTATTATGTTGATTTTACTATATATTTTGCAAACCTACTTTTTCCTTTATTTTTATTTTTATCGGTAATTTGGTTTACCTCAAAATTAGCCAACAATACTGAAATAGTTGCCTTTTTGAGTTCTGGTATTTCTTTTTCAAGATTTCTTAGACCTTATTTCATTGGAGCAACCATTATTGCTGTTTTGGCTCTTCTTTTGGGGTTATATTGGGCTCCAGTTGCCAGTAAAGGGTTTAATGAGTTCACTTACAAGTACTTAAAGAATAAGAAGGTTGTAGAAACACAATACATTTATCAACAAATCAATGAAAATGAATATATCTATGTAAGTAATTTTGACACAAAATCGATGCGTGGAAACAATTTCACTCTTGAACATTTTGACGGAAATAGATTAGAGTATAAAATTCATGCCAATGCTATTCGTTATATTGAAGAGGATAGTACATACCGTTTGTCCAACTACAATTTACGCCGAATAGGAATTGATGATGATTCATTAGTATTTAAACGTCGTTTAGACACTCTTTTGGGGTTTGATCTTCAAGATCTAACTCCGCCAATGTATGTAGCAGAAACATTAACTGCTAGTGAGTTGTCCGATTTTATTGATCGAGAAGAAGCTCGGGGTTCATCCAATATAAATAGGTACAGGGTAGTTCAATACAAAAAATTGAGTTTACCTGTTTCAGTTTTTATTTTGACTATTATTGCAGTTGCTGTATCTTCTATAAAGCGCAGAGGTGGTATGGGGGTTAATTTGGCTTTTGGAATTGTAATTGCTATGACCTATGTATTCTTTGATAAAGTTTTCAGCGTGATGGCTGAACAGTCAGACTTTTCTCCTCTGGTAGCTGTTTGGTTCCCAAATATTATTTTTGGTATACTAGCAATCTATCTTTTGTTCAATGCTAAGCGATAA
- the tgt gene encoding tRNA guanosine(34) transglycosylase Tgt, with translation MKFDLLKKDKNTKARAATLTTDHGVIETPIFMPVGTVGTVKGVHQRELKNDINPDVILGNTYHLYLRPQIEILEKAGGLHKFMNWDRNILTDSGGYQVYSLSANRKIKEEGVKFRSHIDGSYHVFTPENVMEIQRSIGADIIMAFDECTPYPCDYNYAKRSMHMTHRWLDRCINHLDNLPFKYGYSQAFFPIVQGSTYKDLRKQSAEYIANADAVGNAIGGLSVGEPAEEMYAMTDVVCAVLPEDKPRYLMGVGTPINILENIALGIDMFDCVMPTRNARNGMLFTAHGTINIKNRKWADDFSPIDEMGITWVDTEYSKAYLKHLFSVNELLGKQIATIHNLGFYLWLVREARKRILAGDFDTWKTKMVAQMDKRL, from the coding sequence TTGAAATTTGATTTATTAAAAAAGGATAAAAACACAAAGGCAAGAGCTGCTACACTTACAACGGATCACGGGGTTATTGAAACCCCAATTTTTATGCCAGTTGGCACGGTAGGCACAGTAAAAGGAGTGCACCAAAGAGAGCTAAAAAACGACATTAATCCAGATGTTATTTTGGGTAATACATACCACCTATACTTGAGGCCTCAAATTGAGATTTTAGAAAAAGCAGGCGGTTTACATAAGTTTATGAATTGGGATCGTAACATTCTTACTGATTCAGGAGGTTATCAGGTTTATTCGTTGTCTGCAAACAGAAAGATTAAAGAGGAAGGTGTAAAATTTAGAAGTCATATTGATGGTAGTTACCATGTCTTTACTCCAGAAAATGTTATGGAAATTCAGCGCAGTATCGGTGCTGATATAATTATGGCTTTTGACGAATGTACTCCTTATCCATGCGACTATAACTATGCCAAACGATCAATGCACATGACCCACAGATGGTTAGACCGTTGTATAAACCATCTTGATAATCTGCCTTTTAAATATGGATACAGTCAAGCGTTCTTTCCGATTGTTCAAGGAAGCACTTATAAAGATCTACGAAAACAATCTGCAGAGTATATTGCTAATGCAGATGCTGTTGGTAATGCCATTGGCGGATTATCGGTTGGTGAGCCAGCTGAAGAAATGTACGCCATGACAGATGTTGTTTGCGCTGTTTTACCAGAAGACAAGCCCCGTTACCTTATGGGAGTGGGTACACCAATAAACATCCTAGAAAATATTGCTTTGGGTATTGATATGTTTGATTGTGTTATGCCGACTAGGAATGCCCGCAATGGGATGTTATTTACTGCACACGGTACCATAAATATCAAAAACAGGAAATGGGCTGACGATTTTTCTCCGATTGATGAAATGGGCATCACATGGGTTGATACTGAATATTCTAAAGCATATTTAAAACACCTCTTTAGTGTAAATGAATTGCTAGGCAAACAAATTGCCACAATTCATAATCTAGGATTTTATTTGTGGTTGGTTCGTGAGGCTAGAAAGCGTATTTTAGCTGGAGATTTTGATACTTGGAAAACCAAAATGGTAGCCCAAATGGATAAGCGTTTGTAG
- a CDS encoding acetyl-CoA carboxylase carboxyltransferase subunit alpha, translating to MEYLEFELPIKELEDQLQKCEIIGKESDVDVTETCQQIQTKLELAKKEIYKNLSPWQRVQLSRHPNRPYTLDYINALTKGTFLELHGDRNFKDDKAMIGGLGKIGDQSFMFIGQQKGFNTKTRQYRNFGMANPEGYRKALRLMKSAEKFGIPVVSLIDTPGAYPGLEAEERGQGEAIARNILEMTRLKVPIIVAIIGEGASGGALGIGVGDKVLMLENTWYSVISPESCSSILWRSWEYKEQAAEALKLTAKDMKRMKLVDQIVKEPLGGAHKDPQKTYLAIENAILKSFDELKVLSQNELVEQRMDKYAQMGVYKD from the coding sequence ATGGAATATTTAGAATTTGAATTACCAATAAAGGAACTGGAAGATCAACTTCAGAAATGCGAAATTATCGGCAAAGAAAGCGACGTTGATGTTACTGAAACATGTCAGCAAATCCAAACTAAACTTGAGCTTGCCAAGAAAGAAATTTATAAGAATTTAAGTCCTTGGCAGCGTGTCCAATTGTCTCGTCATCCGAATAGACCCTACACACTGGACTATATTAATGCATTAACAAAAGGGACTTTTTTAGAACTGCACGGCGATCGTAATTTTAAGGATGACAAAGCGATGATAGGCGGTCTTGGTAAAATTGGAGATCAAAGTTTTATGTTTATTGGACAACAAAAAGGATTCAATACCAAAACGCGTCAATACCGAAACTTTGGTATGGCCAATCCGGAAGGCTACAGAAAAGCCCTTCGATTGATGAAATCAGCCGAGAAATTTGGTATTCCAGTTGTTTCGCTAATTGATACGCCAGGGGCATACCCTGGGCTTGAAGCTGAAGAGCGTGGTCAAGGCGAGGCTATTGCTCGAAATATTTTGGAAATGACTCGTCTAAAGGTGCCCATCATTGTTGCCATCATTGGCGAAGGTGCTAGTGGTGGTGCTTTAGGTATTGGAGTAGGAGATAAGGTTCTTATGCTAGAAAACACATGGTACTCTGTAATTTCTCCTGAGTCATGTTCTTCTATTCTTTGGAGAAGTTGGGAATATAAAGAACAAGCAGCAGAAGCTTTGAAATTAACTGCCAAAGACATGAAGCGAATGAAATTAGTTGATCAAATTGTCAAAGAACCACTAGGAGGAGCCCATAAAGATCCCCAAAAGACATATTTAGCAATTGAAAATGCTATTTTGAAATCTTTCGATGAACTCAAAGTACTTTCACAAAATGAACTAGTAGAACAACGCATGGATAAATATGCGCAAATGGGGGTTTACAAAGACTAA
- a CDS encoding DMT family transporter, translated as MLSDKFKNQIHLHFLVFIAGFTAILGELISLDATPLVWYRMVIAGLLMFFFIKIKKISLKVSIKALVQFSLAGIIIALHWITFFASIKASNISIALAMFSTGAFFASLIEPIFYKRKIIKYELFFGLIVTLGIFLIMQTELKFLLGILLGISSALFSTLFAVLNGKFVAEHNASTISFYEFISGVVFISICLFFTSDGFDREFFNLSLSDLGFIFILASICTAYAFIASVHVMKYLTPYTLVLTYNLEPIYGILLALFLFPESETMSTSFYLGASLIISTVVLNAIFKQKSNKIKS; from the coding sequence ATGCTAAGCGATAAATTTAAGAATCAAATCCACCTGCATTTTTTGGTCTTTATTGCTGGATTTACGGCAATTTTAGGTGAATTAATTTCACTTGATGCTACACCACTTGTTTGGTATCGGATGGTTATTGCAGGTCTACTGATGTTTTTTTTCATCAAAATAAAAAAGATAAGCCTCAAAGTATCAATAAAAGCCCTAGTTCAATTTTCTTTAGCAGGTATTATTATTGCTTTACATTGGATTACTTTTTTTGCATCCATAAAAGCCTCCAATATATCCATAGCCTTAGCTATGTTTTCTACTGGTGCTTTTTTTGCTTCACTCATTGAACCTATCTTTTACAAAAGGAAAATCATTAAGTATGAACTCTTTTTTGGTTTAATTGTAACGCTTGGAATTTTTCTTATTATGCAAACCGAGTTGAAGTTCCTGTTAGGTATACTTTTAGGGATATCATCTGCTTTATTCTCTACGCTATTTGCTGTTCTTAATGGAAAATTTGTTGCAGAACACAATGCCAGTACCATTTCTTTTTATGAATTTATTAGCGGAGTTGTGTTTATTTCTATTTGCTTATTTTTCACGTCAGATGGATTCGATAGAGAATTTTTTAATCTTTCGCTCTCAGATTTGGGGTTCATATTTATTTTGGCTTCAATTTGTACGGCTTATGCCTTTATTGCTTCTGTCCACGTTATGAAATACCTCACACCTTACACCTTAGTGTTAACCTATAATTTGGAACCAATTTATGGAATTCTACTTGCGCTATTTCTATTTCCAGAGTCTGAGACCATGAGTACTTCTTTTTACTTAGGTGCATCGTTGATCATTAGTACTGTTGTTTTAAACGCTATTTTTAAACAAAAAAGCAACAAAATTAAATCTTAA